Part of the Synechococcus sp. MU1617 genome, GGCAATGCCTTGGCTTGCCGCTGACCGGTCGGCTGACCGTTGCCCAGGTGAAGCGGGTCCACAAACTTCTGGCTGTTCAACATCATCCGGACAAAGGGGGCGACCCTGAAGCGATGACGCGGTTCAACACAGCCCGCGATGTGCTGCTGGAGCCTGAGATGGAGATGCTTGCTGCCTGACGCCCTTTGAAGCGCGTCAGCTACCGCTGCTGCGACCCAGCACCAACCACGTGATCAGCATCAGACCACTGAGGCTGACCACGGTGTAAATCCAATCGGCGTATGGCGTCCAGAACAGTCCCGCAACGGGGGCTGTCATCGGTCCCAGACCAGCAGGAGCACCACAAACAACGCTCCGAACACAAGGAAGGGCGTGAGCAGCGTCAGCAGAGACTGTGTTTCGATCGTTCTGGTTGCAGCAGGCGGATCATCCGGCGGTCTGTTTTGATCTGTCAAATCTCCGTTATTGACTGAGATTGAGGCCAGAGCTCGCGGCCAATCAACCTTCACCGGGATCGAGCAGTGGGATGAACAACCGTCAGCGTCAACTCCTTATCGCTTTCTCGGCCTCGATGGGGCTTGGTTTGCTTGGCGGCTTGGCGTTCAACGTCACGTCTCAACTGATCCGGCCGGGCCTGGGTCCGGCATCACCAGAAGGGCCTGTACCTCAAGGTCCTGCGTTGCCTCAGCAGAACACAGGTTCATCCGATCCTGGCTGTTTCGTTCCTCCTGGAGGCGGCCCGCCTGTCACGAAGAACTTCCAGCCCTGTTGATTGCATTGTCGGTAAAGGTTTTTAGGCAAAGTCTTCAAAAGAAAAAATAAAGAAGTGCCATATTGATACCTAAAATTGTTTCGATTGTTCGCTCCTATACCGAAACCCAAGGCTTCCTGAGGTGATTGTCTGGATCTCTTCCAGTCCACGCATGAACAGCGATCAGCGTCTCAGCTATCTGCACTTGATGAACAAAGCTGCTGAATCTGAAGACAGGCAAAGCTATTTCTATTACCTCAAGCTGGCTGAACAAACACTGCAACGCCAGGATCCCGACGAGCTCTGGAAGCCTGCAGCTTGATTCAGCGAATTATGTTGGCCTTGAAAAAACCGAATCCAAGGCCAAAGGATGAGGATTGATCGCGATGCAGCGTGACTGAAACATCGAAATCGAGCAGATCTGACTGTTCGATGTCCTCACGCTTCAAGTTGTAAGCGTTGTCAGCTTCAAAGCGATCGAGGATTGCATCGCGATGGGTCTCCAGATAATCCACCACCTGCTTCAGCACATGGTCGCGCCAGGCTTCGGCTGCGTCTTTGCTGACTCGATCAGACATGGTGGATTGATCTGTTGTCTACAGATTGAACCCGAAACCGCCACTGACCCGGTTGCCGTGGTGATACGGGTGAACCGGAACCATCCATGGGGTCGGTAAACCCATGGGGCCGTACACCGGGGAATAACTGCGGTAGATCGGACGAACGTGGCGGCGACGGGTGTTCTCGATCGCATTTCTGTAGCCCCTCCTGTAGCCCTTGTCGTAGGCCTTTTGCTTCTTATGGGAGTGGCGATTGTGGTGGTGGTGATCGCGATGGGCTTCAGCTGCAGGACTCAGGCTGATTCCGGTGACCCCCACGAGAAGCATGGCGGTGCCGAGACGTTGAACAAGCGTCATGGTTGAGCGACGGACTGAAAAAAACGTATTGCGGCTCGACCTGCAAACCATTTCAGCTTTCCGGCCAAGTGTGACTGGATGCTGCTTTGGGCCGTGATTGCCTATTCGGTGTCTGTGCGTTGTTCCAGTACGAATCGCAACGCCCACAGTCCGGCATAGGAGCCCGTCAGAACGAGGAGGATCAGGATCAGCACGACACATCCTCAACGTGGGTGTTTGTTGTAGCTGACCTGTGTTTGTTCTGTGGTCAGATCGTCCAGTAGCCGTACCAATCGGGATGGGCTGGGGCGACGTCGACTTGGGGATCCGCGATCAGTCTCAAATGCCATTGGCCGTTTCCGTGAATCGGCAGCAGATCATCGAGCGCGCTGTCCATTTCGACAGGATGAAGGTCATCCTTGTGGACTTGCTCCTGTCCTTGGAGCCAACGCTGGCGTGCCAGTGCTTTTGCTGAGGCTGAAGATCGGGCCACGATCACCCCAAAGGCGTGCTGTTCCGCCATTGACGTGGGGTCATAGGCGCCAAGGTTGACGAACCACAGCTGCTGACCATCAGCACTGGATCGATCCTGCGCTTGCTCAACAACCTCAACGCGATGGCCATCGACATGGTCGATGCAGCGATAGCTGTCGATGTGCAAGCCACGGCGAAGCCCGATCCATTCCTGCCGCAGGGCCGGCAGCGTGGCCTCAATGGTCTCCCCCACCACCCAGCGCACATCGTGCTGCTCGACATGGCAGCCCTTGCAACGCCCGCCCAGCACCACCAGGAACAGCTTCTTTGCGCTGCTCATCGCTGGGCCGTTGATGGGTCGTCGGCATGGGCGACGACGGCACGGCAGTGGGCGATGAACTCCTCGGCGTCCCTCTCCCCTTTGGCTTCTTTGGTCTGCAGGCTGAGAATCTCAAAGGTCGCGGCGCTGCTGCTGCTCACCGGGGAGACGGTCGGACTGCGGCTTCCATCATTGAGGCGGTTGTCCAACGGCAGCCCGTCGAAGGGATCCGTGCCGTCGCAACGCTGAAAGGCTGCGTGAATGGCATCGATGGTCTCCCTCACCTGGTACGTGGCTCCTCGTTTTCTGGCGCGCTTGGTGATCGTTACCGCGGTGCGGTTCAGCAGCCGTTTGTAGCTCTCGGCGTCGATGTCCAGCCAGCTGGGGGGGCTGACCGACAACGGATTACGTCCCATGCACCCCTCGGTGGCTCCAGGTGTTCAGACTTTTTCGAGCCAGGCCAGGAATAACCGGCGGATTTCCTCTGCGTTCGTGACCCGCTCGCTCAGGGATGCCGTCACGGCACCGGGGTGCTCGCGCTGCACGATTTGCTCAGCCTCATAGGCGTCCGCCGCCTCAACAGGCATGAAGCCGGCGTCAACGGACGCTGGAGAGCAATAAAAGACGGGGTAACGGCTCATCGAGGTGCTGCAACCTCCAACCGATAGCAACGAACAAGTGATCGAGGGAATGGTTGCCGAAGGCTCTCACCCTCATCTGTTGGGTTCAGGGTTTTTCCTTAAGTCCTGAGCCTCAACGGCCACCGATTCATACCTTGAGTCGTACTTGCTAAGGCACCTTGGCGTTTGATTCTGGAGATAAGACAGACCGATTCATTGCCGCAGCCAAGTCACGGGCGGAAGCTGCACTGAATGAGCCGGCACCAAAACTGACGGCCTTGGAAAGGGGCATGTTGGAGTCGCTGCGACAGGGCGGAAGGCCGGTACGTCACGGTTGATCTCAGCGCATCAGCAGCCAAACGGCCAAGGCACCACAACCAAACCCCTTGATGAACTGGGCCCAGGTGAGGCCGTAGGTATCGAGCGAAAGCGTTCTCATCATCAGATTCAGAACCTCCTTGTGTTTCCGAATCAAAGGCGAGCTGTTGGCCGTGTTGAGCTGTGGAATCTGTTTGAGCTTGATCTCCCCGAGCTTGGCCAACGTTGCTAATCCCTTCCGCTGTTGAACCTTAAGGGCACTGCAGTGGAAAGCGATCTCAACCCTCTTTGCGGATGGCTTCCTCCTTCATCCGCTGAACCCGCTCCAAAACGGATTCATTGCTCATCCTGTTGTTGAGCCGCTCCACCAGCAGTGGAAAGGCCAGCGGGCTGGGCCGCGGGGTTTCAACGTGCAGCCATTCCTGGCTTGCAGCGCGTTCCAAGGCCGCCTCCAAGCGTGAGATCTCCAACTGGTCGTCGAGCACCTCCTGCTGCGCTTGTAGCAGTAAGCGGTTGTTCGGTTCATGGCGGCTGAACACATCGAACAGCAGCGAGGCACTGATCTGAAGCTGACCGGTGCTTTTGCTGGATCCAGGGAATCCCCGGTTCATTAGGCCAGCGATCTGGGCGATGGCGCGAAAGCGTCGCCGTTGCAGCTCGGAAAGATTCAGTGCGTTTTTCAGATCCAGCTCCAGCTTTTGACGATCAAGCAGCAGATCGAAGTGATCCTCCAGCAACTCCGCCATGGGGTAGCTCTTCGGTGCCAACAGCTCAAAGCCGTAGTCGTTCACCGACACCGTGATCGTGCCCCGCTCCAGACGGGTGAGCCGCGACGCCCAGAGGAAGCCGATGCCCTCATGAACGAACCGTCCTTCAAAGGGGAAAGCAAACAGGTGCGTGCCTTCCCGGGTGTGACAGGTCTCAATCAACAGCTGCCCAATCGTCGGCAACACCGAGATGTCCTGTTGCCGATCAAACAGGGGCTTCAGAGCCTGCAGTTCAGCGTTGTCCAAGTCACCACGGCTGGCTCGGTCCACCTCGAGACGCAGGTGATGGGTCAGCAGATCGGAGAGGGCCATCTGCCCTCCAGCCCAGGCAGGCACCGTGCGCGTTTTTTTTGTGCTCACCTTCACGTAAGCGGTCATGTCCCGCAGCCGTACGAACTCCAGCTGGCGGCCGGAGAAAAAGAACACATCCTTCGGCTTCAGCTGGCTGATGAAGGTCTCCTCCACATGGCCGAGCACAGCACCACGCACAAAACGCACCGTGATCGCCGGTGCGGCCGTGATTGTTCCGACATTGAGACGGTGCAGCCGGGCGATGGCCTTGTCGCGCACCCGGTAGTGCTGGCTTGTCTCCTCCCACTCGAGTTTGCGGTAGCGGGGATAGGCCCCGAGGCACTCCCCGCCCTGCTCGAGAAACAGCATGCACCAGTCCCAGTCGTCCGGGCTCAGCTCGGCGTAGGCCGCACAGCTCCGCACGGCCTGCAAGGTCTGCTCGGGATTGAAGCCAGGGCCGCAGGCCAGCCCCGTGAGGTGCTGCAGCAGCACATCCAGCGGGGCGTTCGGCGGTTTGCGTTGTTCCACCAGACCCTCCGTCAGCCCCCGTCGCACAGCACTGAGCTCGAGCAGTTCGAGCGCATTGGTGGGCATGAACAGCACCTGGGATGTTCCGCCGGGTAAGTGCGCTGACCGTCCCGCCCGCTGCAGCAGCCGCGCCAGATTCTTGGGGCTGCCGATCTGCACCACCTGTTCCACGGGTTGGAAGTCCACCCCGAGATCCAGAGAGCTGGTGCACACCACCCAACGAATGCCACCGGCCTTCACGGAGGCTTCGATCGCTTCCCGCTCGCCGCGGTCGATGGCGCTGTGGTGCAGAGCCAATCCCTCCTCCATTTCCGGGCAGGCGAAGCGCAGACATTGGTGCCAACGCTCCGACTGATTGCGGGTGTTGGTGAACAGCAAGGTGCTGATCCCGGGATTGAGGCGGGCCACCAGCTCCTCGTACATCCGCAACCCGAGGTGTCCGGCCCAAGGGAAGCCATCGATCGTCTCAGGAAGGATGCTCTGAATTTCCGTGCTGCGGGCTGGGGCGCCTCCGATCAGCTGCGGCTCCTCTGCTGTCCCTAAGGCATGGCGCGCTGCCTGCTCGATGTTGCCGATGGTGGCACTGATGGCCCAGGTCTGGAGCTGGGGGCGGAGCTGCCGCAACCAGCTCAGGCACAGCTCCGTCTGGCTGCCCCGTTTGCTGCCCATCAACTCGTGCCATTCATCGAGGATCACCGTCTGCAGCTGACCAAACAGCTCTTCGGCCTTGGCGTTGCTGAGCAGCAGGGCGAGGGACTCTGGAGTCGTCACCAGAATCTGTGGCGGTGCCTTGAGCTGTTTGGTGCGTTCGCTGCTGCTGCTGTCGCCATTACGGATGCCCACCCGAATCGGCCAACCCATCGCCTCAATCGGTTCGCGGATCGCCAGTGACAAGTCGCGGCTGAGGGCTCGCAATGGCGTGATGTAGAGCAGGCGTATTCCTTTCAATGGCTGCTCCTCCGCCAACATCCGGGCGATCGGCCCCATCACGGCGGCGAAGGTTTTGCCGGATCCAGTTGGTACTTGGATCAATCCGCTCTGACCGGCGAGGTAGGCCTCCCAGGTTTGGCGTTGAAACGGGAGCGGTGCCCAGTTTTTCCTCGCGAACCAGGCATGAATCGGGTTCAACCGAGGGTCGCTGCTTTTTGGCTTGGCCTTTGCCTTCGCTTTTGCACTCTTTTTTAAAGGCGCCATCAGCGGTTCTGGATCAACGCCATCGCTGTTTGGAGTGAATCCGCTTCATCGGCGGGTTTGTCGCGTCGCCAGCGCAGGATGCGTGGGAAACGCACGGCGATGCCGGATTTGTGGCGTTTGGAAGGATGAATCCCTTCAAATCCAATCTCAAACACCAGTTCTGCTTGAACGGATCGTGCCGGCCCGAAGCGCTGCAGGGTGTTGCGTCGGATCCAGCGGTCAAGCTCGAGGATTTCGGCGTCGTTGAGGCCGGAATAGGCCTTGGCGAAGGTCACCAACTGCGGCTCTTCCGCGTTGGTCCAGAGGCCGAAGGTGTAGTCGGTGAACAGGTTGGCGCGTCGCCCACTGCCGGCCTGGGCATAGAGGAGCACTGCGTCGAGGGTCATCGGCTCCAGCTTGTGCTTCCACCAGTTGCCGCGCTTGCGCCCGCTCAGATAAGGCGATTCCGCTTGTTTGAGCATCAGGCCTTCGGCGTTGTGTTGACGGGCCTGGTTGCGTTGTGTCTCCAGCTCCTCCCAGGTGTTGATCGACCAGGACGGGCTCTGCTGCAGCCGCCACGACTCGGGATGCTCGATGTTTTCCAGCAGCGCAGCCAGTTGCTGCTGACGCTGCCTTAATCCCTGCTGGCGGATGTCGACACCCTGATGTTCCAGCAGGTCGTAGGCGATGAACTGCATCGGGCAGTCCCGTTTCAACGTTGCTCCAACGGTTTTGCGGCCGAGCCGTCGTTGCAGCTGATCAAAGCCAAGCGGTGTGGCCGCGTTCCGTTGCCAGCAGATCAGTTCGCCGTCGAGAACGCTGCCGGATGGCAAGGCCTGGGCTATCTCCACAAGCTCAGGGAAGCTCTCGTTGACCAGTTCTTCTCCACGGCTCCAGAGGTAGACGCCGGAACCGCGATGAATCAGCTGACCGCGGATCCCGTCCCATTTCCACTCCAGTTGCCAATCTTTTGCGGATGTCTCCTGCAGTCGTTCGGGTTCCAGGGGACTGGCGAGATAAAAGGGGTAGGGGGTGCCACTGGAACGGTGTTCATCCGCGGTCGCGCAGGCGGTGAGTTGAACGAATCGCTCAGCGGAGGGCTCAAAGCCGCCCATCAGCCGTTGCACCACAAGACTTTCCTCCAGATCAAACGCCTCGGCGATGGCGCGGCTGATCAGTCCCGTCGACACGCCGACACGGAATCCGCCCGTGAGCAACTTGTTGACGATGAAGTGCTGGTCGGGCGGGGTGCTGTGCCAGAGCCAGATCACGGCATTGGCTTGGTCGTCATCGCTTCTGGTGCTGATGGCCGGCAGCAGGGTGTCCATCCACCAGCGCAGGGGCATGTCTCCCTCCCCGCTGGGAAGACCGGGATCGGTTGCTTTAACCCGCTCTTGCACGGCGGGCCAGAGCAGGCTGATGGTTTCGGCTGAGTCGCCCACTTGGCCGTAGCAGTCGTCGATCAGCCAATCCGGAAGACCACCGCGGTCCCGCAGAATGTCGCGCAGTCGGCGACCGGTGATCAAGCGGCGGCGTCGTTTGCCCAACAGCAGCGTCAACGCCCAAGCCGCTTCCCCTGGATCGACCCCCTGAAAGTGATCCACCAGCGCCTGCACCTTGGCCTTGGTGCCTGTGACCTGATCCAGCTGATTGAACAGGTCCTGAAAGGCCCGCATGCGCGTTTGAACGGGATGGTTGAAATGCCACGCCATCCTGACAAGACATTTTGTGAGAGGTGCTGGAAATCAGGCTGAGACCTGTGTTGATGTGAGCGACAGCTTCCTGAATCAGCCGGATGGCACTCCTCTGGGACAACCTGGCGCAACAACTCAGCAGCGTGCGCGCTGCTAGCTCAGCCACGGCCGTCGTGACCCCCGTGGTTGGCTCTGGAACGTCGGATGATCCATCCGATCGCCGTCGTCGTCTTCAGAAGGCGCTTGAGGCCGTTAAAGACAGCGGCAACGCCATGATGATCGAGTCGCTCACGGCCGCGATCGAAGGTCGCGAGGCGAATCTCAACCTCCCGGAGCTGCCGGACGGGATCGCCAAGTTTTAGTCCGCTTCCCCTCCGAACAGGGTCTCCAGCGGCTCCGCATCTACACCTTCCACCTCCCGCAGGTAACGGGCCAGAACGTCGCTCTGGCCATGGGTGACGTACACCTTGCGGGCGCCGCTGTCCCGAACAGTCTGGATCAGTCCAGGCCAGTCGGCATGATCACTGAGCACGAACCCCCGCTCATAGCCCCGCCGTCGCCGGGCTCCGCGTACGGCCATCCAGCCGGAGGCAAAGGCGGTTTGTGGTGATTTGAAGCGGCGCATCCAGCTGGAGCGATGGGCTGAGGGTGGCGCCAAAATCAACCGGCCGTTGAGAGGATCCTTGCGAGGAAGTTCACTGACGGGGCGGCTAGGGGGCATGGGAATCCCCGCATCCCGGTAGTGACGGGTCACGGTTTCCACGGCGCCGTGCAACAGCACTTCTTCCTCCACGCCAATGGCCTTCAATT contains:
- a CDS encoding molecular chaperone DnaJ; this translates as MACFGDQLVQESKGFGGKASSAKRKTSKKRKPGTSNHRRDQCPMGRDPGLEAIQARQCLGLPLTGRLTVAQVKRVHKLLAVQHHPDKGGDPEAMTRFNTARDVLLEPEMEMLAA
- a CDS encoding DUF1543 domain-containing protein, which produces MSSAKKLFLVVLGGRCKGCHVEQHDVRWVVGETIEATLPALRQEWIGLRRGLHIDSYRCIDHVDGHRVEVVEQAQDRSSADGQQLWFVNLGAYDPTSMAEQHAFGVIVARSSASAKALARQRWLQGQEQVHKDDLHPVEMDSALDDLLPIHGNGQWHLRLIADPQVDVAPAHPDWYGYWTI
- a CDS encoding ligase-associated DNA damage response DEXH box helicase, producing the protein MAPLKKSAKAKAKAKPKSSDPRLNPIHAWFARKNWAPLPFQRQTWEAYLAGQSGLIQVPTGSGKTFAAVMGPIARMLAEEQPLKGIRLLYITPLRALSRDLSLAIREPIEAMGWPIRVGIRNGDSSSSERTKQLKAPPQILVTTPESLALLLSNAKAEELFGQLQTVILDEWHELMGSKRGSQTELCLSWLRQLRPQLQTWAISATIGNIEQAARHALGTAEEPQLIGGAPARSTEIQSILPETIDGFPWAGHLGLRMYEELVARLNPGISTLLFTNTRNQSERWHQCLRFACPEMEEGLALHHSAIDRGEREAIEASVKAGGIRWVVCTSSLDLGVDFQPVEQVVQIGSPKNLARLLQRAGRSAHLPGGTSQVLFMPTNALELLELSAVRRGLTEGLVEQRKPPNAPLDVLLQHLTGLACGPGFNPEQTLQAVRSCAAYAELSPDDWDWCMLFLEQGGECLGAYPRYRKLEWEETSQHYRVRDKAIARLHRLNVGTITAAPAITVRFVRGAVLGHVEETFISQLKPKDVFFFSGRQLEFVRLRDMTAYVKVSTKKTRTVPAWAGGQMALSDLLTHHLRLEVDRASRGDLDNAELQALKPLFDRQQDISVLPTIGQLLIETCHTREGTHLFAFPFEGRFVHEGIGFLWASRLTRLERGTITVSVNDYGFELLAPKSYPMAELLEDHFDLLLDRQKLELDLKNALNLSELQRRRFRAIAQIAGLMNRGFPGSSKSTGQLQISASLLFDVFSRHEPNNRLLLQAQQEVLDDQLEISRLEAALERAASQEWLHVETPRPSPLAFPLLVERLNNRMSNESVLERVQRMKEEAIRKEG
- a CDS encoding ATP-dependent DNA ligase, giving the protein MRAFQDLFNQLDQVTGTKAKVQALVDHFQGVDPGEAAWALTLLLGKRRRRLITGRRLRDILRDRGGLPDWLIDDCYGQVGDSAETISLLWPAVQERVKATDPGLPSGEGDMPLRWWMDTLLPAISTRSDDDQANAVIWLWHSTPPDQHFIVNKLLTGGFRVGVSTGLISRAIAEAFDLEESLVVQRLMGGFEPSAERFVQLTACATADEHRSSGTPYPFYLASPLEPERLQETSAKDWQLEWKWDGIRGQLIHRGSGVYLWSRGEELVNESFPELVEIAQALPSGSVLDGELICWQRNAATPLGFDQLQRRLGRKTVGATLKRDCPMQFIAYDLLEHQGVDIRQQGLRQRQQQLAALLENIEHPESWRLQQSPSWSINTWEELETQRNQARQHNAEGLMLKQAESPYLSGRKRGNWWKHKLEPMTLDAVLLYAQAGSGRRANLFTDYTFGLWTNAEEPQLVTFAKAYSGLNDAEILELDRWIRRNTLQRFGPARSVQAELVFEIGFEGIHPSKRHKSGIAVRFPRILRWRRDKPADEADSLQTAMALIQNR